A part of Miscanthus floridulus cultivar M001 chromosome 6, ASM1932011v1, whole genome shotgun sequence genomic DNA contains:
- the LOC136458877 gene encoding trihelix transcription factor ENAP2-like translates to MSDDAAAAASPWPSTSPSPSSASSSGASPSPSSPRTKRRRTDRYALGFEFAPRLAPYELPEDPLSDKPKRSGPEWTERSTFALLDAWGDSFVRAGRSIIRADEWLEVARRVCAAADRPAGYFSDSQCRNRVDTLRKKFKKERERARLASRRSGPSPSKWVYYDKMVSILCPSPLPLPLPAPAALPPPPLPLQLLPLAAKRRRDRQPSRRFQWGMKAPERLLGGGGDVVGPRVSGSGAELGEQEPQKNSAVQVDRNGFVALTESIQKFEEVFVRMESSKRQHMVEVEQMRRDLQRDLDAKWREILEKAQAEIARLSNEDVDESDAEEDGDVGDGKRLEDGGDEQNNGAVDASP, encoded by the coding sequence ATGAGCGAcgacgcggccgccgccgcgtcccCTTGGCCGTCGACCTCCCCCTCCCCATCCTCTGCTTCCTCATCAGGCGCCTCCCCGTCGCCTTCCTCCCCGCGCACCAAGCGCCGCCGCACCGACCGGTACGCTCTCGGGTTCGAGTTCGCCCCGCGGCTCGCGCCCTACGAGCTCCCTGAGGATCCGCTCTCCGACAAGCCGAAGCGCTCCGGGCCCGAGTGGACGGAGCGCTCCACCTTCGCCCTCCTCGACGCCTGGGGTGACAGCTTCGTCCGCGCGGGGCGCAGCATCATCCGCGCCGACGAGTGGCTCGAGGTCGCCCGCCGCGTGTGCGCCGCCGCGGACCGTCCCGCGGGGTATTTCTCCGATTCGCAGTGCCGCAACCGAGTGGACACGCTTAGGAAGAAGTtcaagaaggagagggagagagcgcgtCTTGCCTCGCGCCGCTCCGGGCCCTCCCCCTCCAAATGGGTCTACTACGACAAGATGGTGTCAATTCTGTGCCCGtccccgctgccgctgccgctcccGGCCCCGGCGGccctgcctccgcctccgctgcCTCTCCAGTTGCTGCCTCTGGCTGCAAAGCGCCGCCGTGACAGGCAGCCATCGCGGCGCTTTCAGTGGGGGATGAAAGCTCCTGAGCGTCTTCTTGGTGGTGGCGGGGACGTCGTAGGTCCCAGGGTTTCAGGGTCAGGTGCGGAATTGGGTGAACAGGAACCGCAGAAAAATAGTGCTGTTCAAGTGGATCGAAATGGGTTCGTGGCTCTCACAGAGTCAATTCAGAAGTTTGAGGAGGTTTTTGTGAGGATGGAGAGTAGCAAGAGGCAGCACATGGTGGAGGTGGAGCAAATGAGGAGGGATTTGCAAAGGGACCTAGATGCAAAGTGGAGGGAGATTTTGGAGAAGGCGCAAGCAGAGATTGCTCGTCTCAGTAATGAGGATGTGGATGAGAGTGATGCGGAGGAAGATGGGGATGTTGGCGATGGTAAGAGGTTGGAGGATGGTGGTGATGAGCAAAACAATGGTGCCGTGGATGCTTCTCCTTAG